The sequence below is a genomic window from Alphaproteobacteria bacterium.
TCAATTCTTCTTTAACCTTCGCCTCAAATTCATCATATTTCATATAATAATTATAAATTTTTCCATTAATAATAAAACCAGGCGTTCCATCTAGGTAATATTTTTTCTTGGCCTCGTTCCAACGTGCTAAAACTTTATCGCTAACGATTGTATCTTCACGAAGCTGATCAAGATCTACTTTTGGCAAACCAGCCATTTGTGCCATCTTTACGAAATAATCCAATTGATCTTTTTGTTTTAACCATTCAGTTTGATTTTTCATGGAAATATCAAAAAATTTTAAATAATCTTCCCTAGAAAGCATATTTGCATAATTACTCGTACAATACCCAACTAGATCTAAAGCAACATCACGCAAAACGACTTTCACTTTACCTGTATCAACATAGTCTTTTTTAAATTTGTCCCAACTTTCATTATGGAATTGAGCACAATGACCGCAGCTAAAAGAAAAATACATAATGACTTCAACAGGCGCCCAAGGATCTTGAGCAACAACAATATCTGGCAAGCGTTTTTCATGATCAACCCATTGTGCGATAGATGGGCTACAGATAAAAGATAAC
It includes:
- a CDS encoding thioredoxin domain-containing protein; amino-acid sequence: MNKLVNIFVLLLSFICSPSIAQWVDHEKRLPDIVVAQDPWAPVEVIMYFSFSCGHCAQFHNESWDKFKKDYVDTGKVKVVLRDVALDLVGYCTSNYANMLSREDYLKFFDISMKNQTEWLKQKDQLDYFVKMAQMAGLPKVDLDQLREDTIVSDKVLARWNEAKKKYYLDGTPGFIINGKIYNYYMKYDEFEAKVKEELNFVTKNEIKPVVVSQNSKS